From Acidipropionibacterium acidipropionici, one genomic window encodes:
- a CDS encoding acylphosphatase, producing the protein MSEQTIHVHAIVKGIVQGVGFRYYTQAKAQQLGVNGTVANRYDGTVECELEGPAYAVNAMVEWLHDGPSSATVTGLHTNEREVQGLRGFEITG; encoded by the coding sequence ATGAGCGAGCAGACGATTCACGTCCACGCCATCGTCAAGGGCATCGTCCAAGGGGTCGGCTTCCGGTACTACACCCAGGCCAAGGCCCAGCAGCTCGGCGTCAACGGCACCGTCGCCAACCGCTATGACGGAACCGTCGAGTGCGAGCTCGAGGGCCCGGCCTACGCCGTCAACGCCATGGTCGAATGGCTCCACGACGGCCCCAGCAGCGCCACCGTCACCGGACTGCACACCAACGAGCGCGAGGTCCAGGGGTTGCGCGGCTTCGAGATCACCGGCTGA
- a CDS encoding NAD-dependent malic enzyme — MTTGYQPNEFEFGSDDDGEFVRIMARGHQVLSSPGINQGSAFSLDDRTALGLNGLLPSGVTTLSGQLKRVYAQYQAQPDALSKYLYLNAMHDRNEVLYFALLTEHIEEMMPIVYTPTIGQAIEEYSHWYQRPRGVFLSIDNPDKVEEALGAMGHRAEDVDLIVVTDSEGILGIGDQGVGGIAITVGKLAVYTAAAGIHPHRVLPVVLDTGTDNLELLNDESYLGARHARVRGERYDDFIERFVTTAHKLFPNALIHWEDFGAGNATRILAKYHSDYCTFNDDIQGTAAVVAAAVMAAVRASGVPLPEQRIVVHGAGSAGIGIASLLRRIMIQQGVDADEARSHVWGLGSRGLLREGLTLRDFQRAWARPSSELEGWTLDRAGHYELADVVRNVRPTILIGCSAQAGAFSEEIVRQMAADCDRPIIMPLSNPTRKAEAVPSDLLEWTGGRALIATGSPFEPVRYQGTTYRIAQANNALVFPGIGLGAITSRASRVSEGMIAAAATALARTVNARNLGASLLPDMTALRSISARVALAVVESAQNQELATVELVANPVQAIYDAMWQPRYPRIIAA; from the coding sequence ATGACGACGGGTTATCAGCCGAACGAGTTCGAATTCGGTAGCGACGACGACGGAGAGTTCGTCCGGATCATGGCCCGGGGACACCAGGTGCTCTCCTCCCCGGGCATCAACCAGGGTTCGGCCTTCTCTCTGGACGATCGCACCGCCCTGGGCCTCAACGGCCTGCTTCCCTCCGGGGTGACGACCCTGTCGGGCCAGCTCAAACGCGTCTACGCCCAGTACCAGGCCCAGCCCGACGCGCTGAGCAAGTACCTCTATCTCAACGCGATGCACGACCGCAATGAGGTGCTCTACTTCGCCCTGCTCACCGAGCACATCGAGGAGATGATGCCGATCGTCTACACCCCGACGATCGGGCAGGCGATCGAGGAGTACTCCCACTGGTACCAGCGTCCCCGCGGGGTCTTCCTGTCGATCGACAATCCCGACAAGGTGGAGGAGGCCCTCGGCGCGATGGGTCACCGCGCCGAGGACGTCGACCTCATCGTCGTCACCGACTCCGAGGGGATCCTCGGGATCGGCGACCAGGGCGTCGGCGGCATCGCGATCACCGTCGGCAAGCTGGCCGTCTACACCGCGGCCGCCGGGATCCACCCGCACCGCGTGCTGCCCGTGGTGCTGGACACCGGCACCGACAACCTCGAACTGCTCAACGACGAGTCCTACCTGGGGGCTCGCCATGCCCGGGTGCGCGGTGAGCGCTACGACGACTTCATCGAGCGTTTCGTCACCACCGCTCACAAGCTCTTCCCCAATGCGCTCATCCACTGGGAGGACTTCGGCGCCGGCAACGCCACCCGCATCCTGGCCAAGTACCACTCCGACTACTGCACCTTCAACGACGACATCCAGGGCACCGCGGCGGTGGTCGCCGCCGCGGTGATGGCGGCGGTGAGGGCCTCGGGGGTGCCGCTTCCCGAGCAGCGGATCGTGGTCCACGGGGCCGGCTCGGCGGGCATCGGCATCGCCTCCCTGCTGCGGCGGATCATGATCCAGCAGGGGGTGGACGCCGACGAGGCCCGGTCTCACGTGTGGGGGCTGGGCTCCCGGGGGCTGCTGCGCGAGGGCCTGACGCTGCGCGACTTCCAGCGGGCCTGGGCGCGTCCGTCCTCCGAGCTGGAGGGCTGGACGCTGGATCGGGCAGGCCACTACGAGCTGGCCGACGTCGTCCGCAATGTCCGGCCGACCATCCTCATCGGCTGCTCGGCCCAGGCCGGGGCCTTCAGCGAGGAGATTGTCCGCCAGATGGCCGCCGACTGCGACCGGCCGATCATCATGCCGCTGTCGAACCCGACCCGGAAGGCCGAGGCGGTGCCCTCCGACCTGCTGGAGTGGACCGGCGGGCGGGCCCTCATCGCCACCGGATCCCCCTTCGAACCGGTGCGGTACCAGGGCACGACCTACCGGATCGCCCAGGCCAACAACGCCCTGGTCTTCCCCGGGATCGGGCTGGGGGCCATCACCTCGCGGGCCTCACGGGTCTCGGAGGGGATGATCGCCGCGGCCGCCACGGCCCTGGCGCGCACCGTCAACGCCAGAAACCTGGGCGCCTCCCTGCTGCCCGACATGACGGCGTTGAGGTCCATCTCGGCGCGGGTGGCGCTGGCCGTCGTCGAATCCGCCCAGAACCAGGAGCTGGCGACCGTCGAGCTGGTGGCCAACCCGGTGCAGGCGATCTACGACGCCATGTGGCAGCCCCGCTATCCGCGGATCATCGCCGCCTGA
- a CDS encoding SbtR family transcriptional regulator translates to MSSLLVVISPKVPVKSGAAVRGSPSGRYRGDPVSGWQEFAHAVADLRPGALLPAFAAQFVTGDRVSGAVEEQRERSLTAVQRILDQAKRAGAVRQDLTATQFQMGIASITRPLPDVAVPRLAEHEAWLVDVYQRGLRP, encoded by the coding sequence GTGTCGTCGCTCTTGGTGGTCATCTCCCCGAAGGTGCCGGTGAAGTCCGGGGCCGCGGTGAGGGGCAGCCCTTCGGGCCGGTATCGAGGGGACCCGGTCTCGGGGTGGCAGGAGTTCGCCCATGCCGTCGCCGACCTGCGTCCGGGCGCCCTGCTGCCGGCCTTCGCAGCCCAGTTTGTCACCGGCGACCGGGTGTCGGGAGCCGTCGAGGAACAGCGCGAACGGTCCCTGACCGCCGTGCAACGGATACTCGACCAGGCGAAGCGTGCAGGGGCGGTGCGCCAGGATCTCACGGCCACCCAGTTCCAGATGGGGATCGCCTCGATCACCCGCCCGCTGCCCGACGTCGCGGTGCCGCGACTGGCCGAGCACGAGGCATGGCTGGTCGACGTCTACCAGCGCGGACTGCGCCCCTGA
- a CDS encoding metal-dependent transcriptional regulator yields MSATPHGSPAPGTEGVTAAREQMLKVLWGLGTEQGRHVSNSMLAAEMGLHTSTVSDSVRRMAEDGLVVHERYGKITLTPLGTRIAVQVVRRHRLLETFLVRTLGYSWDEVHEEADVLEHVVSDRLVERIDVALDHPSRDPHGDPIPDSRGRLPHTPQARSLVDLEPGASVRVMRILTDDSQLLRYFAELGLEPGSTLKVLDPPPYTEDVRISVNGAAPVVLGSPAAAEIITEPA; encoded by the coding sequence ATGAGCGCCACACCGCACGGATCCCCCGCACCGGGCACCGAGGGGGTCACCGCCGCGCGCGAGCAGATGCTCAAGGTGCTGTGGGGGCTGGGCACCGAACAGGGCCGCCACGTCAGCAACTCGATGCTGGCCGCCGAGATGGGCCTGCACACCTCGACGGTCTCCGACTCGGTGCGCCGGATGGCCGAGGACGGCCTGGTGGTCCACGAGCGCTACGGCAAGATCACGCTGACCCCGCTGGGCACCCGGATCGCGGTGCAGGTGGTGCGGCGTCACCGTCTCCTGGAGACCTTCCTGGTGCGCACCCTCGGCTACTCCTGGGACGAGGTGCACGAGGAGGCCGACGTCCTGGAGCACGTCGTCTCCGACCGGCTCGTGGAACGGATCGACGTCGCCCTGGACCACCCTTCAAGGGATCCGCACGGCGATCCCATCCCCGACTCCCGCGGTCGCCTGCCGCACACCCCGCAGGCCCGCTCCCTCGTCGATCTTGAGCCCGGGGCCTCGGTCCGCGTGATGCGGATCCTCACCGACGACTCGCAGCTGCTGCGCTACTTCGCCGAGCTCGGCCTGGAGCCGGGCAGCACCCTGAAGGTGCTGGACCCACCCCCCTACACCGAGGACGTGAGGATCTCGGTGAACGGCGCCGCGCCGGTGGTGCTGGGCTCCCCGGCGGCCGCCGAGATCATCACCGAACCCGCCTGA
- a CDS encoding Nramp family divalent metal transporter, giving the protein MSASTVLEPTDQRAGGRLVAPVNGPSLQEINGTVAVPDSGTGFWRTLARYAGPGALVAVGYMDPGNWVTSIGGGAKYGYSLLSVVLVSSLIAMLLQYMTAKLGIVTGMDLAQATRAHVGRRAGIVLWIVTELAIMATDIAEVIGAAIALHLLFGIPLTVGVALTVLDVFVLLLLLQVGFRKIEAIVVTLILTIMAVFIYEVAMAGPVASHVLSGFVPHSSLLGSGQLTMALGIVGATVMPHNLYLHSAIVQSRGYDRSSIEAKRQAVRFSTIDSNMELTMAFIVNSLLLMLGAAMFFGTGEELGTLGSVFNALQDSKIAGAVASPLLAILFSVALLASGQNSTITGTLTGQVVMEGFIRMRIPLWLRRIVTRVIAIIPVITCTIIFGGDEAALDRLLIDTQVFLCIALPVSMIPLVRFTSSRKIMGEFANRRWVSVLGWTATVVLTVLNLQLVWQVLS; this is encoded by the coding sequence ATGAGCGCAAGCACAGTCCTCGAGCCCACAGATCAACGAGCAGGCGGTCGCCTGGTCGCGCCGGTCAACGGCCCGTCGCTTCAGGAGATCAACGGCACCGTCGCGGTGCCGGACTCAGGGACCGGATTCTGGCGGACGCTGGCCCGCTACGCCGGCCCCGGTGCCCTGGTGGCGGTGGGCTACATGGATCCCGGCAACTGGGTGACGTCGATCGGCGGCGGCGCGAAGTACGGCTACAGCCTCCTGTCGGTGGTGCTCGTCTCCAGCCTCATCGCGATGCTGCTGCAGTACATGACCGCCAAGCTCGGCATCGTCACCGGGATGGATCTCGCCCAGGCCACCCGCGCCCACGTCGGACGACGGGCCGGGATCGTGCTGTGGATCGTCACCGAGCTGGCGATCATGGCCACCGACATCGCCGAGGTGATCGGCGCGGCGATCGCCCTCCATCTGCTCTTCGGCATTCCGCTGACCGTCGGCGTCGCACTGACCGTCCTCGACGTCTTCGTCCTCCTGCTCCTGCTGCAGGTGGGCTTCCGCAAGATCGAGGCCATCGTCGTCACCCTCATCCTCACGATCATGGCCGTCTTCATCTACGAGGTGGCGATGGCCGGTCCCGTGGCTTCCCACGTCCTGTCGGGCTTCGTGCCGCACAGCTCCCTGCTGGGAAGCGGGCAGCTCACCATGGCACTGGGCATCGTCGGCGCCACCGTGATGCCCCACAACCTGTACCTGCACTCGGCGATCGTCCAGTCCCGCGGCTACGACCGCTCCAGCATCGAGGCCAAGCGGCAGGCGGTCCGCTTCTCCACCATCGACTCCAATATGGAGCTGACGATGGCCTTCATCGTCAATTCGCTGCTGCTGATGCTCGGCGCCGCCATGTTCTTCGGTACCGGCGAGGAGCTGGGCACCCTCGGATCGGTCTTCAACGCCCTGCAGGACTCGAAGATCGCCGGCGCCGTCGCGAGTCCGCTACTCGCCATCCTCTTCTCGGTGGCCCTGCTGGCCTCGGGCCAGAACTCGACGATCACCGGGACGCTGACCGGCCAGGTCGTGATGGAGGGGTTCATCCGGATGCGCATCCCGCTGTGGCTGCGCCGGATCGTCACCCGCGTCATCGCGATCATCCCGGTGATCACCTGCACGATCATCTTCGGCGGCGACGAGGCCGCCCTGGATCGGCTGCTCATCGACACCCAGGTCTTCCTGTGCATCGCGCTGCCGGTGTCGATGATCCCGCTCGTCCGCTTCACCTCGTCGAGGAAGATCATGGGCGAGTTCGCCAACCGCCGCTGGGTGAGCGTGCTCGGGTGGACGGCCACCGTCGTCCTCACCGTCCTCAACCTTCAACTCGTCTGGCAGGTGCTGAGCTGA
- the nhaA gene encoding Na+/H+ antiporter NhaA: protein MTTSTLTRTRAFLNRETTGGVLVLIGAIIGLALANAPSGPAFRALSQTVLGPASIGLDLTVSQWAQDGLLAIFFFTIGLELISEIRVGSLHDPRKAAVPILAACGGVAVPAIIYTAVIVATSSTQYLHGWAIPTATDIAFSLAVLVIAGRGLPSGLRIFLLTMAVVDDLIGILIIAIFYSHGLNLLALLAAGAAVAVFAILVRRRKMRWWLLIPVALIAWWCMHASGVHATIAGVALGLVAPAVRREGETVSRATRLGQLVGPLSNAIALPVFALFAAGVPISLTGSGGDGGLFTHPLVWAVTAALVIGKPVGILLTSAALTRWTALRLPDAVGTRDLLPVGLLCGIGFTVSMLIAGLSFRDGVAIDEARAAILVGSLISAVLGGLLLHHDSRIARGPDMNEDGVPDQDVRPL from the coding sequence ATGACCACCTCGACCCTCACCCGCACCAGAGCCTTCCTCAACCGGGAGACCACCGGCGGCGTCCTCGTCCTGATCGGCGCGATCATCGGTCTCGCGCTGGCCAATGCGCCCAGCGGGCCGGCCTTCCGAGCCTTGTCTCAGACCGTGCTGGGACCCGCGTCGATCGGGCTGGATCTCACCGTCTCGCAATGGGCCCAGGACGGGCTGCTCGCGATCTTCTTCTTCACCATCGGCCTGGAACTCATCTCCGAGATCCGGGTCGGCAGCCTGCACGACCCCCGTAAGGCGGCCGTCCCGATCCTGGCGGCCTGCGGCGGCGTGGCGGTGCCTGCGATCATCTACACCGCGGTGATCGTGGCCACCTCCAGCACGCAGTACCTGCACGGCTGGGCGATCCCCACCGCCACCGACATCGCCTTCTCACTGGCGGTGCTGGTGATCGCCGGGCGCGGACTGCCCTCGGGGCTGAGGATCTTCCTGCTCACCATGGCCGTGGTCGACGACCTCATCGGCATCCTCATCATCGCGATCTTCTACTCCCATGGGCTGAACCTCCTCGCCCTGCTGGCGGCCGGGGCGGCGGTGGCGGTCTTCGCCATCCTGGTGCGACGCCGGAAAATGCGCTGGTGGCTTCTCATCCCGGTGGCGTTGATCGCCTGGTGGTGCATGCACGCCTCGGGGGTGCACGCCACCATCGCCGGAGTGGCCCTGGGACTCGTCGCCCCCGCCGTCCGGCGCGAGGGCGAGACGGTCTCGCGGGCCACCAGACTGGGACAGCTCGTGGGGCCCCTCTCCAATGCCATCGCCCTGCCGGTCTTCGCTCTCTTCGCGGCCGGGGTGCCGATCTCCCTGACGGGATCCGGCGGCGATGGGGGCCTGTTCACGCATCCGCTGGTGTGGGCGGTGACGGCCGCCCTGGTGATCGGCAAGCCGGTGGGCATCCTCCTCACCAGCGCCGCGCTGACCCGGTGGACCGCGCTGCGACTGCCCGACGCCGTCGGCACACGGGATCTGCTGCCGGTGGGTCTGCTGTGCGGTATCGGATTCACGGTGTCGATGCTCATCGCCGGGCTGTCCTTCCGCGACGGCGTCGCGATCGACGAGGCACGGGCCGCGATCCTGGTCGGATCCCTGATCTCGGCGGTCCTCGGCGGGCTGCTGCTGCACCACGACTCGCGGATCGCCCGCGGCCCCGACATGAACGAGGACGGCGTCCCCGATCAGGACGTCCGCCCCCTCTGA
- a CDS encoding MDR family MFS transporter, translated as MTASEAPAVVTATEEPRAPLMSHRQIMLVVAALMTAMFLSSLDQTIVSTAIRTIGDDLDGLDQQAWVTTAYLITSTIMTPIYGKLSDLFGRRPLFLAAIGIFIVGSLASAFSTSMLMLAAFRAFQGIGAGGLMSLPLAIMGDMLAPRERAKYQGYFLATFGISTVIGPLIGGIFSDASSILWISGWRWVFLVNVPVGILAITMVFLFLHLPRFESFNRPRVDWWGATTVVVALVPLLLVAEQGRSWGWTSLGSIACYVISAVGIVSFILIERAVGDDAILPLRLFRYHAFSWASVLGMLVGFGMFGAMMTIPLYLQIVEGLTPTESGFATLPMVLGLMVSSITAGLIIARTARYGWFPKVGTAVTACGYLLLLWAVGHELWHMMIGMFVLGLGLGFLMQALTQASQNAVPGRDMGVATSSSTFFRQIGGTMGTAVLLSVLFSVMPTNITNAMGDEPTMTAAMNAALDPKVATASTNKAIMKQMWSPITDEVKANYAKGLDQATTKVNAQVASQVRAQVTATAQKQAKAQAAQSGGTASAAQPSAAQKAAMQAAINQQVAKLTPAAQQTALRTVATKQHVSVINGKLAVDYSKADQRSHVVDAVVPKLTEQIRNGSAGASGQASSSSTSDTSFLKGADPALSQPFMTGFDNSAKTVYWVGLAVILLAFVLTWFFRVPPLRERSALEERAGEHRAAEQSAGGAFPKPA; from the coding sequence ATGACCGCAAGCGAAGCGCCGGCCGTCGTGACGGCAACCGAGGAGCCCAGAGCTCCCCTCATGAGTCACCGTCAGATCATGCTCGTGGTCGCGGCGCTGATGACGGCCATGTTCCTCAGCTCGCTGGACCAGACGATCGTCTCCACCGCGATCCGCACCATCGGGGACGACCTCGACGGCCTGGACCAGCAGGCCTGGGTGACGACGGCCTACCTCATCACCTCGACGATCATGACGCCGATCTACGGCAAGCTGTCCGACCTCTTCGGCCGACGTCCGCTGTTCCTGGCGGCGATCGGGATCTTCATCGTCGGGTCGCTGGCCTCGGCCTTCTCGACGTCGATGCTCATGCTGGCGGCCTTCCGGGCCTTCCAGGGAATCGGCGCCGGCGGCCTCATGTCCCTGCCGCTGGCCATCATGGGCGACATGCTCGCCCCCCGCGAGCGCGCCAAGTATCAGGGCTACTTCCTGGCCACCTTCGGTATCTCGACGGTGATCGGCCCGCTCATCGGCGGCATCTTCTCCGACGCCTCCTCGATCCTGTGGATCTCCGGTTGGCGATGGGTCTTCCTGGTGAACGTGCCGGTGGGCATCCTGGCCATCACGATGGTCTTCCTCTTCCTGCACCTGCCGCGCTTCGAGTCCTTCAACCGGCCGCGGGTGGACTGGTGGGGTGCCACGACCGTCGTCGTCGCCCTGGTGCCGCTGCTTCTGGTGGCCGAGCAGGGCCGCTCCTGGGGCTGGACCTCCCTCGGTTCGATCGCCTGCTACGTCATCTCGGCCGTCGGCATAGTCTCCTTCATCCTCATCGAGCGGGCCGTCGGCGACGACGCCATCCTGCCGCTGCGACTCTTCCGCTACCACGCCTTCTCCTGGGCGTCAGTGCTCGGCATGCTGGTCGGATTCGGCATGTTCGGGGCCATGATGACCATCCCGCTGTACCTGCAGATCGTCGAGGGGCTGACGCCGACCGAGTCGGGATTCGCCACCCTCCCGATGGTGCTGGGCCTCATGGTCTCCTCGATCACCGCCGGTCTCATCATCGCGCGCACCGCCAGGTACGGGTGGTTCCCGAAGGTCGGCACCGCCGTGACGGCCTGCGGCTACCTGCTTCTACTATGGGCCGTCGGGCACGAGCTGTGGCACATGATGATCGGCATGTTCGTGCTCGGGCTGGGCCTGGGCTTCCTCATGCAGGCCCTCACCCAGGCCAGCCAGAACGCGGTTCCCGGCCGGGACATGGGCGTGGCCACCAGCTCGTCGACCTTCTTCCGCCAGATCGGCGGGACGATGGGCACCGCGGTGCTGCTGTCGGTGCTGTTCTCCGTGATGCCGACGAATATCACCAATGCGATGGGTGACGAGCCGACGATGACGGCAGCCATGAACGCCGCACTGGATCCGAAGGTCGCAACCGCCTCGACCAACAAGGCGATCATGAAACAGATGTGGTCGCCCATCACCGACGAGGTGAAGGCGAACTACGCCAAGGGTCTCGACCAGGCGACCACGAAGGTGAATGCGCAGGTGGCCTCCCAGGTGCGCGCCCAGGTGACCGCCACGGCCCAGAAGCAGGCCAAGGCGCAGGCGGCCCAGAGCGGGGGCACCGCCTCGGCCGCACAACCGTCGGCCGCCCAGAAGGCCGCGATGCAGGCCGCCATCAACCAGCAGGTCGCGAAACTGACCCCGGCCGCTCAGCAGACGGCCCTTCGGACGGTCGCCACCAAGCAGCACGTCAGCGTCATCAACGGGAAGCTGGCGGTCGACTACTCCAAGGCCGACCAGCGCAGTCATGTCGTCGACGCCGTGGTGCCCAAGCTCACCGAGCAGATCCGCAACGGCTCCGCCGGAGCGAGCGGACAGGCCTCGTCGAGCAGCACATCCGACACCTCCTTCCTCAAGGGAGCCGATCCGGCCCTCTCCCAGCCCTTCATGACCGGCTTCGACAATTCCGCGAAGACGGTCTACTGGGTGGGTCTGGCAGTGATCCTGCTCGCCTTCGTGCTCACCTGGTTCTTCCGGGTTCCGCCGCTGAGGGAGCGTTCGGCGCTGGAGGAGCGCGCCGGGGAGCACCGGGCCGCCGAGCAGTCGGCCGGCGGAGCCTTCCCCAAGCCGGCCTGA
- a CDS encoding TetR family transcriptional regulator: MGAREPAAASTSDRREEGGLRERKKRRTRATIHAAALGLALERGLDQVTVEEISAGADISVRTFFNYFPSKTAAVLGVTVDPLGDEDRKHFLAGAGNPVGDLCGLLVSHVTVPADLGALRRLVAERPELVDDVGPQMSAIRKDLTALTARRTGDERTAELAVSLVLTAFGVTIHSESGAVDDLAATLRRTVREIGELAR; the protein is encoded by the coding sequence ATGGGTGCCAGGGAGCCAGCGGCGGCGTCAACGTCCGACCGTCGGGAGGAGGGTGGCCTGCGGGAGCGGAAGAAGAGGCGCACCCGGGCCACCATCCACGCCGCCGCCCTCGGCCTGGCGCTAGAGCGCGGTCTGGACCAGGTGACCGTTGAGGAGATCAGCGCCGGGGCCGACATCTCGGTGCGGACCTTCTTCAACTACTTCCCCTCGAAGACGGCGGCGGTGCTCGGGGTGACTGTGGATCCGCTGGGCGACGAGGATCGGAAGCACTTCCTGGCGGGGGCCGGGAACCCGGTCGGCGACCTGTGCGGGCTGCTGGTCTCCCACGTCACCGTCCCGGCGGATCTCGGGGCGCTGCGCCGGCTGGTGGCCGAGAGGCCCGAGCTGGTCGACGACGTCGGCCCCCAGATGAGCGCCATCCGCAAGGACCTCACGGCCCTCACCGCCCGGCGCACCGGTGACGAGAGGACGGCCGAGCTGGCCGTCTCCCTGGTGCTCACCGCCTTCGGGGTGACGATCCATTCCGAGTCCGGCGCCGTGGACGATCTCGCCGCGACACTGCGCCGGACGGTCAGGGAGATCGGGGAGCTCGCGCGCTGA
- a CDS encoding multidrug effflux MFS transporter codes for MTSPQQPQEQPAGAPALSTTLLAALALLSAAGPLGTDMYLPTLVRMAGELGTTSSMTQFTLSAFMIGMAVGQLLIGPLSDSYGRRRLLIGGSVVFFLTSAAAAFANSIGLVIGLRFLMGAAGGTGSVLSRAIIPDLAHGRAAARGFSVMMAIQGFAPVLAPILGGLLAEPIGWRGIFAVLAGFNLLMVAAAVFMVPESLPAARRAPGGLRRLFPSIEMISRRRVFVGHALSMAVMFGVMFSYISASPFVLQRQLGLRSTMYSLAFAANAVMVTLASILNTRFIKHFGLRGIVRTGLTLGFVGSAGLVLNGLFGPWLWVTLPLLSVTVFGMGLVMGNATALGAAQVRDAAGAGSAMMGTLQFLVAGIVSPLVGLGSNPALTMAVVMLVCAVLANAAHYLVARPTSE; via the coding sequence GTGACTTCTCCCCAGCAGCCCCAGGAACAGCCCGCCGGTGCCCCGGCCCTCAGCACCACCCTGCTGGCGGCCCTGGCGCTGCTCTCGGCCGCCGGGCCACTGGGCACCGACATGTACCTGCCCACCCTGGTGAGGATGGCCGGGGAACTGGGCACCACCTCGTCGATGACCCAGTTCACGCTGAGCGCCTTCATGATCGGCATGGCCGTCGGTCAGCTGCTCATCGGGCCGCTGTCGGACTCCTACGGTCGACGCCGCCTGCTCATCGGCGGTTCGGTGGTGTTCTTCCTCACCTCGGCCGCCGCGGCCTTCGCGAACTCCATCGGGCTGGTCATCGGCCTGCGTTTCCTCATGGGTGCGGCCGGGGGCACCGGATCAGTATTGTCGCGGGCGATCATCCCCGACCTGGCCCATGGCCGGGCGGCGGCCCGCGGATTCTCGGTGATGATGGCCATCCAGGGATTCGCCCCGGTGCTGGCCCCGATCCTCGGCGGTCTGCTAGCCGAACCCATCGGCTGGCGGGGCATTTTCGCCGTCCTGGCGGGATTCAACCTGCTGATGGTGGCCGCGGCCGTCTTCATGGTCCCCGAGTCCCTGCCTGCGGCACGGCGCGCTCCCGGCGGGCTGCGGCGTCTGTTCCCCAGCATCGAGATGATCAGCCGGCGCCGGGTCTTCGTCGGCCACGCCCTGTCGATGGCCGTGATGTTCGGTGTGATGTTCTCCTACATCTCGGCCTCGCCCTTCGTGCTTCAGCGCCAGCTCGGCCTGAGATCGACGATGTACTCCCTGGCCTTCGCCGCCAACGCCGTGATGGTGACCCTGGCGTCTATCCTCAACACCCGCTTCATTAAGCACTTCGGCCTGCGCGGGATCGTGCGCACCGGCCTGACTCTCGGGTTCGTGGGATCGGCGGGGCTCGTCCTCAACGGCCTGTTCGGCCCGTGGCTGTGGGTCACCCTGCCGCTGCTGTCGGTGACCGTCTTCGGAATGGGCCTGGTGATGGGCAATGCGACTGCTCTGGGGGCGGCCCAGGTGCGCGATGCCGCCGGCGCCGGCTCGGCGATGATGGGAACCCTGCAGTTCCTGGTCGCCGGGATCGTCTCCCCGCTGGTCGGTCTGGGCTCCAACCCGGCCCTCACGATGGCCGTCGTGATGCTGGTCTGCGCCGTACTGGCCAATGCTGCCCACTACCTGGTGGCTCGGCCGACCTCTGAGTGA
- a CDS encoding NADPH-dependent F420 reductase produces the protein MAKVTIFGAGNMGKAIDGVLSAGGAQVSHITSGDAGATIEGEVVVLAVPYTAFDDIVAKYSDQLAGKVVVDITNPLDFTTFKLLPAADSSAAAELAPKLPNSKVIKAFNTNFAATLATGRVGEDTTTVLVAGDDADAKEQLGALVTGGGLGYVDAGDLSQARQLEAVGALQLGLAVGGKIPWTGGFAIVK, from the coding sequence ATGGCAAAGGTCACCATCTTCGGTGCGGGCAACATGGGCAAGGCGATCGACGGGGTCCTGAGCGCCGGCGGCGCGCAGGTCTCCCACATCACCAGCGGGGACGCCGGTGCGACCATCGAGGGAGAGGTCGTCGTCCTGGCCGTCCCCTACACGGCCTTCGACGACATCGTTGCGAAGTACTCCGACCAGCTCGCCGGAAAGGTCGTCGTCGACATCACCAACCCGCTGGACTTCACCACCTTCAAGCTGCTGCCCGCGGCCGACTCCTCGGCCGCCGCCGAGCTGGCCCCCAAGCTGCCGAACTCGAAGGTGATCAAGGCCTTCAACACGAACTTCGCCGCCACCCTGGCCACCGGCCGGGTGGGCGAGGACACCACCACCGTTCTGGTGGCCGGTGACGACGCCGACGCCAAGGAGCAGCTCGGAGCCCTGGTGACCGGAGGCGGCCTGGGCTACGTGGACGCCGGAGACCTGTCCCAGGCCCGCCAGCTCGAGGCGGTCGGCGCACTCCAGCTCGGCCTCGCTGTCGGTGGCAAGATCCCCTGGACCGGTGGCTTCGCCATTGTGAAGTGA